The following are encoded in a window of Candidatus Tanganyikabacteria bacterium genomic DNA:
- a CDS encoding type II toxin-antitoxin system prevent-host-death family antitoxin — MKVFSVHQAKAQLSKLLALVEGGEEVVIARNTHPVVRLVKFEDHTRRRRFFQDEGKQWIGENFNEPLPPEVLDSFFK, encoded by the coding sequence ATGAAAGTGTTCTCCGTCCACCAGGCCAAGGCGCAACTATCCAAGCTCCTGGCCCTCGTAGAGGGCGGAGAGGAAGTCGTCATAGCGCGCAACACGCACCCCGTGGTAAGGCTGGTGAAGTTCGAGGACCATACGCGCAGGCGCAGGTTCTTCCAGGACGAAGGCAAGCAGTGGATCGGCGAGAACTTCAACGAGCCGCTGCCGCCCGAGGTCTTGGATAGCTTCTTCAAGTGA
- a CDS encoding type II toxin-antitoxin system VapC family toxin: protein MNLLLDSCTLIWLRTSRDRIPDAVLAAVADGANRVLVSAATAWELAIKRSLGRLAPSFEPEEVFPRMLAESGLDALPVTLEHALKVSRLPLHHRDPFDRLLVTQCQVEGLTMVTPDPLFAPYAIPVLW from the coding sequence GTGAACCTGCTGCTCGACTCCTGCACCCTGATCTGGCTGAGGACCTCGCGGGACCGGATCCCGGACGCCGTGCTAGCAGCGGTCGCAGATGGCGCCAATCGCGTGCTCGTCAGCGCCGCAACCGCCTGGGAGCTCGCGATCAAGCGGTCGCTCGGCCGCCTGGCACCCTCGTTCGAACCCGAGGAGGTGTTTCCCCGGATGCTCGCCGAGTCGGGGCTGGATGCCCTGCCCGTCACCCTGGAGCATGCCCTGAAGGTCTCCAGGCTCCCGCTGCATCACCGCGATCCGTTCGACCGCCTGCTGGTGACGCAGTGCCAGGTAGAAGGTCTCACGATGGTCACCCCGGATCCGTTGTTTGCACCATACGCCATTCCAGTCTTGTGGTGA